From Procambarus clarkii isolate CNS0578487 chromosome 49, FALCON_Pclarkii_2.0, whole genome shotgun sequence, a single genomic window includes:
- the LOC123763419 gene encoding uncharacterized protein: protein MCSNIDVYWLVAAVATLLLFLCLALCLAFRYYQRWTSAKQCLLVLRQLEKPSKKQQCQLVSELRPPSTMAPSIPPKPPTPPRNYKIRKKLSLKPSLPLRSHRTLKKLSLKPPMPPRNYRIQKMVSVKITEPIGNHTKKRSMKPLPSPRTYRILKKLSLKPQRTVSVTVHPHPPDLDTTALEH from the exons ATGTGTTCCAACATCGACGTGTATT ggttggtggcggcggtggcgacgCTGCTTCTCTTCCTCTGCCTTGCCCTCTGCCTGGCCTTCAGGTATTaccagcgatggacatcagctaaGCAG TGCTTGCTGGTGCTGCGTCAGTTGGAAAAGCCATCAAAGAAACAGCAATGTCAGCTGGTCAGCGAATTACGACCTCCTTCTACGATGGCCCCGTCAATCCCACCAAAGCCTCCAACGCCTCCACGTAACTACAAGATTCGGAAGAAGCTTTCCCTTAAACCCTCCCTGCCTCTACGGAGCCACCGGACCCTGAAGAAGCTCTCTCTCAAGCCCCCGATGCCTCCACGAAACTACAGGATCCAGAAAATGGTCTCCGTTAAGATCACGGAACCTATAGGCAATCATACGAAGAAACGTTCCATGAAGCCACTACCGTCTCCGCGTACCTACAGAATCCTGAAGAAGCTTTCCCTCAAGCCCCAACGAACGGTTAGCGTGACGGTTCACCCCCATCCCCCCGACCTAGACACTACCGCCCTGGAGCACTAG